TTTGTCATCTTACCTTAGCAATACCACAAAATAATACACTACAATGTATACTTGACATCAGAGACGGGGAGTTTGAAAAATCTGAaagaatgtcagaaaatctgAATTTAGCCCATTTAGCCCTGAATTTAACCCCTCCTAAATGAAATTGTGGGACAGCCACAGGTGTCGCTGACAATTTAGCCTATAGAAGGTGTCAAAGCAGTTTATTTCTTACTGTATACATAACATCCCCGGTATTTCCTGTATTcccataatcgattaatccgtcACATGTTTTCTCGATCAATCGATCAAGTCGATAAAGCGTAAGAAAAAGACAATCGGTGTTTATCAATCCTGGAAAcgattatgttctcaaatgtctttgttttgtccacaaagagaaaaaaaagtgttttgagAGATTGACAAATTATTAAATATGATCATTACAATTTCGCACAGTACTGTACAATAGTGTGTTCAAATAAACTATGGTTCTCAGATGTGAGGTATGACTAATTAGATTTAGATAATTATAGAGTATTATGTTAAAATATTAGCCTAtatctgttgtttttactgtgaaaacacaaacatgtgagaCTTAACACTGGTGCCGGAAGCTAGTTAGCAGCTCCTGCACGGTTAGCTTAGCCATGTGatgctgtgtgcatgtgctgtatTAAAAGGTTTGGGTGTAGCAGCAGAGTTTCCAGTTAAACAGCATCGTGGTCAGGCAACAGGTGTGGAGGACACGAGGAAAACAGGGAGGGCCAACGGTTTCACAGGGTTAGAGTtccacatgcacatacatgaaCAAACACATGTGCGGGTTAATGAAACAGAACAAAGAATCTTGGATTACAACACgtgcaaacacagagggagagttttctctgctccacctttACTCCACTATATCATTTACATTGAAAACATACATGAATTTGTTGGCtaagtaacatttaaaatatcaatGAATCAATTGCTAAACTAATCGACAACTATTGATCCTTTTTttggaattaaaacaagttttctgatttttcagctaaatgttctggtttctttactccatataacaaaaaaaacaaactttaaaactGAGTAatgttttggacaaaacaagacatttgaaaatatcattatttcaaggtttgggaaacactgaacaACATTTTCTTGACCGAGTGactaatcgagaaaataatccacagtttcataatatttaaaataatcgttagtgtttttaaagccaataaacaatatttacattgttacagatTCAAAACAAGATAGGTAAACTCTCATGCAAGGGTGAGAATTTAAAGATATAAATTGTAGCTAATGTGGTCGAAGCTGAAATTTTAAACTCCTTTATCTCTCCGTCGATCTAAATATGTagagcatttttttaaactgccGTAGGACACGGaacaatcaaaaacagaaaGGCTAAactgcagccatttgctaaactCATCATAatataagaaaaacaagaaaaatagaCAAGACATGCAGTGAACCTGGCATGTAGTGACTCTTCATGTGAAATTGCAttcttaaataaatcaaattaaaacagcCTGCTTTAAGAACTAAGTGGATTTTAATAATCTGATTAGACCACTGAACAATAAAAAGTCTTAACAACCTATATCTCATGTAAGAATCATCTACCTGTAAGAACCTCCATTTTGGAGACCAGCATAGCTACAGTGACAGGCAGCTTATTATCACTAAAACTAATTTATGACCCACACAGAGTGAAGAAACACATTAAAGCACAACGGCTCTCATTCTCATGCCAACACTTAAACCCACAAAACCACTAAAGTATCAACAGGATCAAGTCTTAGTTTGACTAAGACCTGATAAATGAACTTACTAGCTATAATTCAGAAGAAAGAGACAATAAAgcgttttttttcaaagtagCTTAAAAATGTCAAGTATTAACAACAAACTCTTCTggaaaccaaaataaaagaagcactAACCTGTGACTGATAATTTACTGATGACAGAGGCAGATGCGGGGATGTCATAACACAACTGCTGTAAgctttgtaaaacaaacaaacttcatcACAGTATTAAATGACCTGTTTTTAAGCACTGAAACAACGGCTGCCAGAAGACACACAGCAAATCTCGTAAATCTCTATGAGAACAAGGTTCTCTTGTCTATAATAGTGTGTACTGGCCAGACAGGCACTCATGTGTCCATAATCAATTTCATTTTGAGATGCTGATAAAtcagaaaacatattttaattattaaagagAAACACTCAAATCGATTAATTAATCATTGCCATCTTACATCGTCTGTTGCACTCCTGTTTATTGTTAAAAGTGGTCTTGATTGGTCGATTATGgatcatcactcatcactgtTACAGCTTGGTATGTCTGAACTCATCCCAACTGCTGCTCAGCGTATTTACTTCTTTGATATGGCAGTAAAACATGCTGGTGGtgccataaataataataaaatgacattgcACTTCTACATTTTATGGCTCCAAAGAATATCAGATGTATTAATTGAACTATAAAGTGCACCACTACTGTAGTGTACTATGACACTCCACAGCCTGTGAGCAAGGTCATGTCCCTCCACAGGTTATTTAGTTGTGTTTGAAACAGGCTAAGCTTTTGTGGCACATGTGAAATAtactgcaaatgtgtgttttgaaagtCGTGCGACTATGTAGCCATTACACAAGCACCGGCAGGGCTGAAATTTCACCCAGGGAAGCACAAGGACAGGACAAAAGCACCAGGGAATATCACCTGGTGCTCTGCAGATCCTCTCACCGACACATACACAAAGTGACGGCAAGCAAATGCCAACACAGCCCAACATCGGGGCTTCTACAACATACCAGCAGTCATGCATACATGACAAACCTGTGCTAGATTGAAGTGTTTACATCATCCTGACATCTGTAACATTAGAGGAGCTTCTACCTGATTGTAAATGGACAGGCATAGACACATTGAAGTAAGTTTGTATGACATTAGAGGCAAAAAGCCTGGCTAAAAGGTGACTTTTGGAGTACATGTAAACCTGTTTGTCATTATCGACACAGGTGATGTAACTGGAGAGCCTGTGGGGTACTGGCTGTTCACCAGTCCATGCACTATGTTCTTTCTCAAGCTCACTAtgaaatactgtacatctgtgcaAATGGTGATTACACAAGACTGGGAAATGTTAGCGTGTCTGCAGGGAGAGGACATGGCTATTTTAAGGGTGGGAGGACTAAACGGGACTATTGTCCGAGAGAAAAGGGAAGACGAGAGGAGTTTGGACAACTGACATGCACTGGGGCGTATAGACAGCATGTTTGAGAAAAAGGATAAAAGAGAGGAATATGAAAAGAGAAGTAAGGCAGTGACAGAAACAAATAGTCACACAGCAGCCATGGTTTGACGACCGTTACTATAAACAAAGCtaacacacaccaacactgcCTGTTCCCGCAGGACAAGGGCAGATTCACCACAAGAGAAGAGACAGGAACACGAGGACAGCATGAAGATGCCatgtaacacacagacagtgcCATGATAGGGTGCCAGGAAGCGCTATCAAAAGCCACCACTGTCTGTAGCTGAGTATGACTAAGGCGTCAGCTATAATCCAGCTGTTCATCATTGTTGTATCCCAACAGCTGAAAATGCACACATGAGTTTACCATTTACTCCACGCAACTACAGAAAAAcaatttttctacattttagcTCCGCTTTACAGCATGCATTTGTAATTTCTCTGTAATAAATCTGGCATTTGAGACCAACTGCAACAGATTATGATATTATTTATCACAATATACTTTTTTATATcaattgatatatatatatataaatcataatgtaaaacaaatcgATATTTCTGTAAGGCTTGGCGATACACAAGATATATAGGGATATAAAGCTgaacacaggttgtttctctgtctttctgtttggtttgtgcttctcaaaaggacagtgacaatacactgtatatacactatagaatatctactgtttatgatctgtattacatgcttAAGATACAGTTATTACCCTTCATTTCATATAATACCAGGTTaacttgtttggtttttttaaagttaagtGAAGattatttatgcatgttagAAAAAATTAAATTGCCAATAAATATGATCAAATTTTGCCATGACTGCTACAACCACTTAAGCAGCAAAACTACCAAGGCCATAGGACTGAGAATCTGCAgtcatacagtaaataaaccTTTCTGCACTTTCCTCAGGTCAGTGGAGGTTGAAATCCACAGCTACAGTGTCTAACCAGAGACTAAACCGAGGAGGGAAGTAGTGGACGTGTGATGGGTGGGGGTCGACCAGGTCAGTGCATCTGCCGAGTCACCAGCTTCCACTGTGACTCAGCAGCTCTACTGCTTCTATTCTAGTCACTGGTATTTCTGCAATGGCAATTTTCAGGGAGCTTTTTATGTCCCACTGTCACAGGTGACAGATGATCACACACGTGTGTAAATGTAGCGCATGagacagttaaaaaaatatttaactcAACCAGAACCAGACAATGTAACGCATGCTTGGTTTGGTCTGTGATATCATATGCAAACATGCATGCACTTTCAAAATCAACACTATGCAAAATACATCATATTTAAACGGATTGTGATTGATACAACTAATTTGCACCAAAACAAGGCTATTATTCCTGAAGCACTGCAGAATTTCATGAAAATGCAATTTGTCACCAATTTTTTCataatcaaataaatgcagTGACTATTCATTTCGATAAATAGCTTTGGCTGTCCATTCTCACCTGTCGTCATCTCCTTCGGCATGCTGACTCCTGAGGCCTGCAGCGGCAGCAGCCATGAAGGCACTGGCCTCAGCTGACATCCCCATGTGGGCCAGTGTCCCAGCAGCAACGCTGACCTCTGATGCCCCTGCTCCGCCTGCTGCCCCCGCCAGCCTGGGCAGAGCCAGCAAGCCTTGGTGCTGGAGCAAAAGCTTCTGGGCGTCCTCCAGCTGGGAAGATTTAGAGGAGACCTGGGTGAGGGTCGTGCCTGGTGTGAGAAGGGGCTGGAGATCAGCTTTCAAAGCAGTCAGAGGCATGTAGGTGGCCCCATGGCTGGGCACTACTGGAACTGTGGCAGTGGAGAGTGGATGGACTTGTTGCTGTAGGGACTGAGATTGGAGGGCCTGTGGCTGTCCTACAGCAAAGCTTGCTGGCGCTGTAGGAGTAGCTTGACCTTGATGGGACAGCTGCTGAGTAATGCTGACCGGCGGCTGTGCCATGACCCTTGGCACTGGTACTAAGGAGATTCCTGTTGTGACATGTAGTGGTGGATGCTGGACCTGGGTCTGGAAGGGAGCAGTGGGCTGGATGAAGTCTGGTTGATGGACACTCCCTGGGTTTATGACCCCAGCATGGGGATCCACAGCATAGGGAAACTGCTGGGATATTCCAGGTAGAGAGTGACTTCCACCTGCCTGTGGTGTTGCTGTAGGGAGAGTGACAGGGGCCACTGGTTTTGGCATGTGAGCTCCACTGACAACTTCCTGCGGTGAAACATAGGTCAGTCCCTGTGGTGGGCTCTGAATGGATTGTGGACTTTTAAAGTCCAGTGTCGGTTGCTGGTAAGGCTGCAGTGTGTGCGGTGGCTGCACAGCAGGTACATTTGGACTAATCCCAGCAGAACCTCCCTCAGTCTCCGCTGTCAACTCTGCACCTTTCAGTGCATCAGATGCAGCCGGAGGAGGAATCTCCTTTTCATAAAACTCAGTACATGTCCATCTTCCTTTGCGGAAGGGCTCAGAGTTTGTGTCTAGCTTAACCACCCTAAAACGAGAGCCAGTAGCTGCATGGGTTTGGGGGTGTTGGGCTTGAATGGACGGGCCTGTTCCTCCTCCACCAGAAGCTACTTGCCCACTCAGACTAGTGTTGTCAAAACCTGCAGACCCTGGGGGAGGAACTGCAGCACCAGCAATAAGAGTCGCATTAGAAACATTTCCACCACCCTGTAGATTTGCATCAGTGGCTCCCACACCAACATTATGGGCTAAGGGTTGAGTTGTCCCACCTGAAGGTTTTGTGCTATCCAACAGTGGTGTCCTTTGGGACCTGCTAGCCCCACTTTTGGAGGCCAGAGATGGGCTGGAGCTTGCCAAGGGGGCTACTGGAAGTGCTGATTCACCTCCCAAACTCTCAGAGTGATGGTGGTGGGACTGGCTGTGTTGCTGgggataataatgatgatgcatGGTCCCATTTACCATAGACGCCTGAGGGGTGGAATGAGGTTGAAGGGGCTCGTTGGGCGACACAATCCCGGGTGTGTCGACCCCGTGGAGACTGTTCAGTGTGTCATCGGAGGAGCTTCTTTCTGGCACACCTGTGTCTGTAGCCCTGGACATGGAGACATCCAGCAtatcagaggaggagaggtcTTCAGTATGTGACTCATCCAGGTCATCATAGCTCTCAGTGTCATCTGCTAAACTGTTGTTGCCGCTCACGTTGATTTGAGCTGATGTTACACTTGTTATTTGAAAaccactcttcttcttcacctggGGACCAGACACTTGGGACTGGGGCTGGTGGTGGAGTGCTGGAGACGAGGATCCAGTTTGAGTTTGGCTATCGTCAGCCGTGTGGGCTCCAGTGCTGCCAGCTGCGGAGGAGGCCGATGCACCGCTGCTTCCCCTCCTGTAGTGGAAAGCAGTTTTCCGACCCCCAGCGACAGGCGAGTCACCGGAAAAGTCCTGGTGGTGCATCTTTGCGggtttttgctgttttatatAAAACCCAAGGAGTTACTGGTGGCAGTTTGCGCTACCTACCAGCTAACACAGATGCTAGCTAGCTGGGTCAGCTGCAGTACCGCGATACTACCGAGCCATACGTGAGAAGACAGATGATTTATATCCTTTACAAACCAAGCTAAATGTTCAGCGGTGTAATTACGCAACAACGCGGACTTAATAAAAGTGTCCTCCTCCTTAACTCAAATATGAATCCTCTTTTAAAAAGATATACACCACTATTTTCAGTGGAGAAAATAAAGTTAGAACGAGGAATTCGGCTAGCTGCTGCTTTGCTTAAAGGTGTATTGGGTCGCCAGTAGCAATTAGCCACGTTCTTCTAACTTGATATTCCGTTCACTACTTAAAACATAAGTGCCGTGAATCGTAGTGTTTTAAGTTCACACAAAACCTTCTCTAGACTGAGTGTACTCAATCAGTTTTCCAGGTGGATGTGGAAGCTCCGTAGCTGGCCGGTGAATGTCGCAGGAAAGCAGTCATCGCATCCATTCCTCTCACAGACGTCGCGTCTCCTTTTCCCCAAACATAAAATGAAACTGGTGATTACTCCCTTTGTTGTCAGTAGACAATTGTCTCTGAATAAAACCCGTGAATGTAGTGGTAAAAACTGCTCGATAAGTCCATCCCTGGCGTCTCAACGAGTACGTGACTGCTGTATCATTGCCggtgagcagcagcacagcagctaaCGGGCTGTCAGTCTCTGGAGGGGAGGAGGAATGCAAACACGAGGAATGCGCATGCGCATTTGCTCGCCCTGGTGCAACGTTCACTGTTCAATCGGAATTTACACAAACTACATACGTATTAAAAGCACAGtggcttttgtctttttatttctacaattattttattttattcagtttcAATCGAAtaattttgccatttttaaaatCGAAGTGCAacaaaatgtaacttttaaaggAGGTATTTATCAGGTAAACCGAATGTTTGTGGTCGGGAAGTTCGTTTTACAATATTAACTTGAAGGCAGCATTGGGCTCTGgggttgtgtttattttttttctgttaggACTCCACTGTTTGGGAAGTGCTACTATTCACAGTAAGCTGGATAAACAAAACAGTAGCTTTGACCCttaaatatacatacaaatgtatTAATGAGACGTATGTTTTTCTACACAGAAATAATATGGATAAAACAAGACCTGGTGCAAAGATACATTacttttttgctatttttatgGAATTCAACCAACGACCACttggtctctttttttctgtctttgcctTCTGGCAACAGATTATCTCGTTAAACATGTAACACCAGGACAGCAGGTATGAGCTGTTGAAGTACAGTCATGTCAAGTAAAGTCAATGTCAGAGTGTGCAGACACACCTGTCGGAGCACTTCTTAGATGTCAGTATCATGGCTATTCATAAACACATCACATGCACCTGCAGGGGGAGGGCGAGTTGTGGGAAAGTTCCACTCTGAAGTCTGATTCCAAAGGTGGTGTAATTTTTCAACCACATAAAGTAAACAGAGTGATGTAAGCCATGCTGTTTGTAAACGATCAACCTGAACATCAAGTCAAGACTGTCTCTGGACATCCTCAGCGTGTACTAATAAAGAGTGCAGACAAGTGTTTACAAAAGAACAATGCAGCAGGGTTACAGTACACCTGCCTCTGCTTGAATGAAAATGGGAAAAATGTCATAAACCCTTGAGGATTTAATCACAAGTTGCATAACAACGCAATCATAACACAGCAACTGCAACAAATTGCCACTAACAATAAGTGACCCATTTGTATCTCTTCCCAGGAAGGTCCCATGTCTTCAAGATGCAATATAGATATTGAGGaaaatcatgtgtttttaatggtttatttaaaaCCTATTTAAATATTTGCCCTTTactgaaaattaaaagaaaaatccacattAAAATCCTATTTCTGCAGGCAAATCTGATCATCTGGGTCACGTCACAGGACATTATTTACACTTTCTCTTAGCAACATCGaccacataaacactgacagagGCCTTGTTatggaaacagaaacatgacatttaagaCCCACATTAATGAAACTggagaaacactgacacactttTTCCAATTCTTAAAGCGATAGTACACCTGGAATCTTTTTAGAGAGTCAAACGTCTCCCAACTGGCTTTAAACTTGAACTCAACCTATAGTTTAAACCTATAAATCTATATGTGTGCTGTGCAGCTCCGTCTATAAGCCTTACATACAAACTATATTATTGAATAAAAGTTATGTGTAAAGGGTtagtaaatgaaaatgaaaataaaaaataatgtcaatgGTGAAAATCAAATGCCAGATACGtaaggaaaaaaaggatattgcattggccgggaatcgaacccgggcctcccgcgtggcaggcgagaattctaccactgaaccaccaatgctTGTTGATGTGAACACGTGACTGGTTAGCTTGACCAATGAGATGCTTCGTTGCATTTGAGTTAAACTATAACGTGCATCACCTGTCGTAGCATCACCTTCCACGATTGGACGTATCGCCAATTGATAGGAATACCAAGAACTTTAccgaatgtaaaaaaaataaataaataaacaaagggataataataaataaaaggataaGAAAACCAGCAGGCGGAGTAGGTCTAGTCTTGTATAAGCTACTGATTGCGGTTAAGCCTATTGACAAGAAGAAGATAGCTTGCAATAATAATACTTATCCAAGTGTAAAGTGACCCTTTTTAGTccacatggggaaaaaaaaaattgctaaaTGTATCTCCCCGTCGGGGAATTGAACCCCGGTCTCCCGCGTGACAGGCGGGGATACTcaccactatactaacgaggagGTGCGTAGTGCAGCAATGCAGTACCCAATTTGACCACACACATTAGTGGATGGATAATACTGAAAGAGAAATCACCATTTTCACACGTATTGTTAAGATTCACTCTTTTAACGTTTTCTAGTCATTCTTTATGGTAGTTTCTTAACACTGTGGATGTAATATATTGTTGGCCACTAACGCCTGCATGTTTCAGTGAGACATCGATGCCAGAGGAGAATCTAGATATCAGCACATATCGAATCCAACCTCCACTCACGCatcaaatcaattaaaaaacaatattttagagaCCCCCCCCAAAtctcacaaatcatgtttccaggggagctcaTGTCTCATCAAGAGGGGCTGAGACCCCCCTGGCTGCCCCGTAGTTCGCACCATGGAGAGACTGTtaaagtatagtatgtaataTTAAACAgcaaaaatcatatttttctaATCAAGACTGATATTCTGCTGCgtccaaaaaaataattaattaacagTTTGACCTGTTATTCAAGTTAGAAATAAGCTGAACATTTTGATTAGAatgtctttggtttgtggacaaataagACTCaaagttcaagttcaagtttaacctttttttatccttcaaaaattaaacataacaacaacattgtgcacacaacacaattgagaCACTCCTTCTCCACAACCAATGACAGAGTCCACCTGTACAGAACATGTAAGTCTGTAAATCTGTTCCTTGTGTTAGTggttagggttatggttagagGATTACATCCGACatgttctatttttttctctccactgtccACCTCTCCTTTTCCATGGCATAAAAGGGTGAGGCCTGGAATTCCCTCCATGTCATTTCTTTCACCATACCTTGTGGTCTGTAGAGGTTAAGGACTTTCGGAGGGCAGTAAATGTACTTACCTGCCACTCCAGGAAACCCCGTGTGGATATGTTTGCTGTGGGGGCTCTGCTTCAGCGCCGTATGGCAGAAGCGGCACATTCTCCCCTGCGTTTGAGGAGCCACAGGTTCCATCAGTTTCCTCCTCTTGGCAGCCTTTTCCTCCACTCTGCCCTTTGTCAGCTGCAGCTCACGCTGAAAGAATGTGGTCTGAGCAAACGCTTCAAAGGGCATCCTAGAGTCTGTCAGGCCCTCTGCAGAGTACCTCTGGAAGACCTTTGTGGAGCAGTAGTGGTAGCGTGTAGGGCCTTGTTGGTAAAAATGATGGATCGACGATCCATCATTTTGGTGGCGCGACATCGGCTGCCCACACGCATGACATGTTTTGCTCTGCCGGGGCTTTTGTTGCTGCTCCTGCCGCAGCAGCTGAACCTGTTGTAGCtgttgctgaaactgctgctgctgctgcaatatGTCCTGTAACATTTTCTGTACTTTGTCCTCTGCCAATGGCTTTTCAGGCGGCACTTGGTCCGGATCGACTGGATTGACAGTGGCTGGTGGCAGCACCACAACGGGGACACGGACAGTCTCACTTCCCCCAGTTTGCCACAGCTTCTGTGTCTCCAGTGGCAGAGGTGAGGTTTCTGGaacaaagaaaagcattttaagaaaatgattattttacccAGGTTTATTGAGCTAATGTCGTTAAGTACATAAAGTAATTTACAGTGGCATTTGAAATGTTGGTCGAAACTGGTACTGACTTACCCATTATAGCTGGATGTCCCGTGCTTCCTTGGGACATCAGCTGTACATTATGGCTCTCAGCAGGTTGAAGCTGGGGGAGCTGGGCCACAGGTGCAGGAGTGGACGGGGCCAGGTTTGCGGATGGTGTCGGGCCAGGGGGGGGAGACACGGGAACCAGTGAG
This Solea senegalensis isolate Sse05_10M linkage group LG8, IFAPA_SoseM_1, whole genome shotgun sequence DNA region includes the following protein-coding sequences:
- the zgc:65895 gene encoding TSC22 domain family protein 1 isoform X1 encodes the protein MHHQDFSGDSPVAGGRKTAFHYRRGSSGASASSAAGSTGAHTADDSQTQTGSSSPALHHQPQSQVSGPQVKKKSGFQITSVTSAQINVSGNNSLADDTESYDDLDESHTEDLSSSDMLDVSMSRATDTGVPERSSSDDTLNSLHGVDTPGIVSPNEPLQPHSTPQASMVNGTMHHHYYPQQHSQSHHHHSESLGGESALPVAPLASSSPSLASKSGASRSQRTPLLDSTKPSGGTTQPLAHNVGVGATDANLQGGGNVSNATLIAGAAVPPPGSAGFDNTSLSGQVASGGGGTGPSIQAQHPQTHAATGSRFRVVKLDTNSEPFRKGRWTCTEFYEKEIPPPAASDALKGAELTAETEGGSAGISPNVPAVQPPHTLQPYQQPTLDFKSPQSIQSPPQGLTYVSPQEVVSGAHMPKPVAPVTLPTATPQAGGSHSLPGISQQFPYAVDPHAGVINPGSVHQPDFIQPTAPFQTQVQHPPLHVTTGISLVPVPRVMAQPPVSITQQLSHQGQATPTAPASFAVGQPQALQSQSLQQQVHPLSTATVPVVPSHGATYMPLTALKADLQPLLTPGTTLTQVSSKSSQLEDAQKLLLQHQGLLALPRLAGAAGGAGASEVSVAAGTLAHMGMSAEASAFMAAAAAGLRSQHAEGDDDSSSGASVVAIDNKIEQAMDLVKSHLMYAVREEVEVLKEQIKELIERNNQLEQENNLLKNLASPEQMAQFQAQVQTGDSPTGAGQPPVLLPAGSTQVLPSSQIPSSSA